The Pedobacter roseus genome contains a region encoding:
- a CDS encoding four-helix bundle copper-binding protein, with amino-acid sequence METRNNHGLIQALLDCALACEHCASSCLKEEDINMMIDCIKLDRDCADICTQAARLLQRDSVIAHKYLLLCEEICRLCAAECGKHDHEHCRQCAVACEECADACHANHEPINQD; translated from the coding sequence ATGGAAACGAGAAACAACCACGGCTTAATCCAGGCTCTACTAGATTGCGCATTAGCATGTGAACATTGTGCGTCATCATGCTTAAAAGAAGAAGACATTAACATGATGATCGATTGCATTAAACTCGACAGGGATTGTGCCGATATCTGTACCCAGGCAGCCAGGTTACTGCAGAGAGATTCGGTTATTGCTCACAAATATTTGTTGCTCTGCGAGGAAATATGCAGGCTTTGTGCTGCAGAATGTGGTAAACATGATCACGAACATTGCAGACAGTGTGCCGTAGCCTGCGAAGAATGTGCAGATGCCTGCCATGCCAATCACGAACCAATTAACCAGGACTAA
- a CDS encoding sensor histidine kinase produces the protein MQQFKTPTFIIHVAGWLLFLTFPLLFINNEQSGQSSFLLLASPYYWLFCGTYMLMFYFNELVLVPRLMFKKRYVIYIAAVLLLFSFVYYAQPYDNLLGHNKSVMAALNGPPNSQPKGLNQSLQPGKDPDVGPKVEMPFGPLPNEDLRMQDPNLKKPDGILDLHQPMNIDVISLFIFFMIMGLSIATSTVQRWQTAESKVVKAEAEKATAELSFLKAQINPHFLFNTLNNIYTQSVINSEHTSESIMKLSNIMRYVTDDVTQDFVMLKDEIDCVRDYIELQRLRLGADAEINFNVQGKPDGKKIAPLIFMTFIENAFKYGVTKKEKTVININLGIDTERIDFSCQNKIYNHKSNLERSGIGIANTRQRLSHLYARQHRLDIENTNDMFTVKLCVDC, from the coding sequence ATGCAGCAATTTAAAACCCCAACTTTCATCATTCATGTGGCTGGTTGGCTTTTATTTTTAACCTTTCCGCTATTGTTCATCAATAACGAACAATCGGGGCAAAGTAGTTTTTTGTTGCTTGCATCGCCTTATTACTGGCTTTTCTGTGGTACTTATATGCTGATGTTTTATTTCAATGAGCTGGTTTTAGTGCCACGCTTAATGTTTAAAAAAAGGTATGTAATCTACATTGCGGCAGTGTTGTTACTTTTTAGTTTTGTGTATTATGCTCAACCTTATGATAATTTATTAGGCCACAACAAGAGTGTAATGGCAGCATTAAATGGCCCGCCCAATTCACAGCCGAAAGGTTTAAACCAATCGTTACAGCCCGGAAAAGATCCAGATGTTGGCCCTAAAGTAGAAATGCCTTTCGGTCCTCTGCCAAACGAAGATTTAAGGATGCAGGATCCCAATTTAAAAAAGCCCGACGGAATTCTGGATCTGCACCAGCCCATGAATATCGATGTGATCAGCCTTTTTATTTTCTTTATGATTATGGGTTTGAGTATTGCCACCAGTACCGTACAGCGCTGGCAAACGGCCGAATCTAAAGTGGTAAAGGCTGAGGCAGAAAAGGCTACAGCCGAGCTTTCTTTCCTCAAAGCGCAGATCAATCCACATTTCCTGTTTAATACCCTGAACAACATTTATACCCAGTCGGTGATCAACAGTGAGCATACTTCAGAAAGTATTATGAAGTTATCTAACATTATGCGTTACGTTACAGATGATGTAACCCAGGATTTTGTAATGCTTAAAGATGAGATCGATTGTGTACGCGATTATATCGAACTGCAAAGATTAAGATTGGGTGCTGATGCGGAGATCAACTTCAACGTTCAGGGCAAACCTGATGGGAAAAAAATTGCGCCATTAATTTTCATGACGTTTATCGAAAATGCCTTTAAATATGGGGTAACCAAAAAGGAAAAAACGGTAATCAATATCAATTTAGGTATAGATACCGAAAGGATTGATTTTTCATGCCAGAATAAAATTTATAACCACAAGTCTAATTTGGAGCGCTCCGGGATAGGTATTGCGAATACCCGCCAACGGTTATCGCATCTTTATGCCCGGCAGCACCGCCTGGATATTGAGAATACAAACGACATGTTTACCGTTAAACTTTGTGTAGATTGCTAA
- a CDS encoding LytR/AlgR family response regulator transcription factor gives MALKCVAIDDEPLALELIKTYVSRFPDLQLVQVFEDALSGAEYLKQTPVDLLFVDVNMPDITGVELVRSLVNSPMIIFTTAYRNYAFESYELQAIDYLLKPIDFNRFTAAVEKAIDYHKYKNATQENTNDESIYVYSEYKMIKILLRDIEYIESMGDYLKIYLSNIDKPILTLMTMKKVLEKLPEDQFARVHRSFIVALAKIKSIHNRKVHLNYAELPIGDAYSGFINQQKGI, from the coding sequence ATGGCCTTAAAATGTGTAGCTATTGATGATGAGCCATTGGCACTCGAGCTCATCAAAACGTATGTATCCCGCTTTCCCGACCTTCAATTGGTACAGGTTTTTGAAGATGCCCTATCGGGTGCAGAATACCTGAAGCAAACTCCTGTCGACCTGCTTTTTGTAGACGTAAACATGCCTGATATTACCGGGGTAGAACTGGTGCGGAGCCTGGTAAACAGTCCGATGATTATTTTTACCACCGCCTACCGGAATTATGCTTTCGAAAGTTATGAGTTGCAGGCAATCGACTATCTGTTAAAGCCTATAGATTTTAACCGCTTTACTGCTGCGGTAGAAAAAGCCATCGATTATCATAAATACAAAAATGCCACGCAGGAAAATACCAATGATGAAAGCATTTATGTGTATTCGGAGTATAAAATGATCAAAATTTTGCTCCGTGATATTGAATACATCGAAAGTATGGGCGATTACCTTAAAATTTACCTCAGCAATATCGATAAGCCCATTTTAACGTTGATGACGATGAAAAAAGTTTTAGAAAAATTGCCTGAAGATCAGTTTGCCCGCGTTCACCGGAGCTTTATCGTAGCCTTGGCCAAAATAAAATCGATACACAACAGAAAAGTACACTTAAATTATGCTGAACTACCTATCGGCGATGCCTATAGTGGTTTCATTAATCAACAAAAAGGAATATGA
- a CDS encoding PqqD family protein — MKLKANIATSENGFIFNPATGDSFTSNTIAAEILAYMKSGESEAEIKKKILDHYDVESNQLERDWDDYMLQLKEANLLDL, encoded by the coding sequence ATGAAGTTAAAAGCGAATATTGCCACCAGCGAAAACGGGTTTATTTTCAATCCTGCCACGGGTGATTCATTTACCAGTAATACCATTGCTGCCGAAATTTTGGCCTATATGAAATCGGGCGAAAGCGAAGCGGAAATCAAAAAGAAAATATTGGATCATTACGACGTAGAATCAAACCAGCTGGAAAGAGACTGGGATGATTATATGTTACAATTAAAGGAGGCAAATCTTTTAGATTTGTAG
- a CDS encoding ATP-grasp domain-containing protein — MYVSPDLNKGKSLTIAVTGLNANDNPGPGLAVIRALRAGFGEGLRIIGLAYETLEPAIYLRDQVDKTYRLPYPTAGTGALKIRLQQIQDIERIDVLIPNFDAELYNFIKIEQALLQMGIHTFLPSHQQLAQRDKVNLSEFGKKHQFNVPADEVVFTASEIDQVAHKFGFPLMVKGKFYEAYTTLNIADAYKAFHKLQARWGLPIILQKFIKGTEINIAGLGDGKGNAISVIPMRKLYITEKGKAWAGITIEDEKLISLAKDFVKATEWRGGFELEIMMDDNGSLYIMEVNPRFPAWVYLTAAAGQNQPKALVDLALGNPVEEMKDYKSGKMFIRYAWDNIVDVEEFQKLSAFGEL, encoded by the coding sequence ATGTACGTTTCTCCAGATCTAAATAAAGGCAAAAGCCTGACCATAGCGGTTACAGGTTTAAATGCAAACGATAATCCCGGCCCTGGGCTGGCGGTTATAAGGGCATTGCGTGCTGGTTTTGGAGAAGGTTTAAGGATAATCGGTTTGGCTTACGAAACTTTGGAGCCGGCGATTTATTTAAGGGATCAGGTAGATAAAACTTATCGGTTACCCTACCCAACGGCTGGAACTGGAGCTTTAAAAATACGTTTACAACAAATACAGGATATTGAGCGGATTGATGTACTCATTCCCAATTTTGATGCAGAATTATACAATTTTATAAAAATAGAGCAGGCTTTGCTTCAAATGGGGATCCATACCTTTTTGCCATCGCACCAACAGCTTGCTCAAAGAGATAAAGTTAATCTTAGTGAGTTTGGAAAGAAACATCAGTTTAATGTACCCGCTGATGAAGTGGTTTTTACAGCTTCAGAAATAGACCAGGTTGCCCATAAATTTGGATTTCCGTTGATGGTGAAAGGTAAATTTTACGAAGCATATACCACGCTGAATATTGCTGATGCATATAAAGCCTTTCATAAACTGCAGGCCAGGTGGGGTTTACCCATTATCCTGCAAAAATTTATAAAAGGAACCGAAATTAACATAGCGGGTTTAGGCGATGGAAAAGGAAATGCCATCAGCGTGATCCCGATGCGGAAACTTTACATCACCGAAAAAGGCAAAGCCTGGGCGGGGATTACGATTGAGGATGAAAAATTAATTTCCTTAGCCAAAGATTTTGTAAAAGCAACCGAATGGAGAGGTGGTTTCGAACTCGAAATTATGATGGACGATAATGGAAGCCTGTACATTATGGAAGTAAATCCGCGCTTTCCGGCCTGGGTATATTTAACAGCAGCCGCAGGTCAAAATCAGCCCAAAGCTTTGGTAGATTTGGCCTTAGGAAACCCGGTAGAAGAAATGAAAGACTATAAATCAGGTAAAATGTTTATTCGTTATGCCTGGGACAATATTGTAGATGTAGAAGAATTCCAGAAGCTATCGGCCTTTGGAGAACTGTAA
- a CDS encoding type III PLP-dependent enzyme domain-containing protein, giving the protein MKQKYERPTIRKMNTGLMNKFGTRNDFDPVEAIDGVPVKSLVAEYGSPVFILSEKQIRRNYQAAVRSFKTRYPKVQFAWSYKTNYLNAVCKIFHQEGSWAEVVSGFEYHKALGNGVAGNQIIFNGPDKKEADLILAIENHSLIHIDHYDELYLLIEICKRINKKAKVAVRINFDTGVYPIWDRFGFNYENGQAWSAISKIVAAEHLELLGLHCHIGTFMLSTGAYAVAATKLCDLAMRCKTELQNPVQYLDLGGGFPSTNTLKGAYLPGVDTVPLVEDFADAITTTILNFGFAADELPLLVLESGRVLIDDAGYLIGSVLANKRLSDGRRATILDFGINILFTSNWYDHKISVAKEAGQYTEETVLFGPLCMNIDVVRESITLPLLERGDQVVVHKVGAYNMTQWMQFINMRPAVVLIDMKGKSHQIRKPETLAYLEMMEEMPEHLK; this is encoded by the coding sequence ATGAAACAAAAATACGAACGACCAACCATAAGGAAAATGAATACCGGACTGATGAACAAGTTTGGTACCCGTAACGATTTTGATCCTGTTGAAGCGATTGACGGTGTTCCGGTTAAAAGTTTGGTGGCTGAGTATGGTTCGCCGGTTTTTATTTTGTCAGAAAAGCAGATCAGGCGTAATTACCAGGCTGCGGTACGTTCGTTTAAAACCCGTTATCCAAAAGTTCAGTTTGCGTGGAGTTATAAAACGAATTACCTAAACGCAGTTTGCAAGATTTTTCACCAGGAAGGAAGCTGGGCAGAGGTGGTTTCGGGTTTCGAGTACCATAAGGCTTTAGGTAATGGTGTTGCTGGTAACCAGATTATATTTAACGGACCGGATAAAAAAGAAGCAGATTTAATCCTGGCGATAGAGAACCATTCGCTGATTCATATTGATCATTATGATGAACTTTATCTTTTGATCGAAATATGCAAACGAATCAATAAAAAAGCGAAAGTAGCAGTGAGGATTAATTTCGATACTGGCGTTTACCCTATTTGGGATCGTTTTGGTTTTAATTACGAAAATGGTCAGGCTTGGTCGGCGATAAGCAAAATTGTAGCAGCAGAACATCTGGAGCTACTTGGCTTGCATTGCCATATTGGTACATTTATGTTATCTACTGGGGCTTATGCGGTAGCTGCAACCAAACTTTGCGATTTGGCCATGCGCTGTAAAACGGAACTTCAAAATCCGGTTCAATATTTAGATTTAGGAGGAGGTTTTCCTTCAACCAATACCTTAAAAGGGGCTTATCTGCCCGGAGTTGATACCGTTCCGTTGGTTGAGGATTTTGCAGATGCCATTACCACTACCATTTTAAATTTCGGCTTTGCAGCAGATGAACTTCCACTTTTAGTTTTAGAAAGTGGTAGGGTGCTTATTGATGATGCAGGTTATTTGATTGGAAGTGTACTGGCCAATAAACGCCTGAGTGATGGCAGGAGGGCAACCATTCTCGATTTTGGCATTAATATTCTATTTACTTCCAATTGGTACGACCATAAAATAAGTGTGGCTAAAGAAGCTGGTCAATATACCGAAGAAACGGTTTTGTTTGGCCCGCTGTGCATGAACATTGATGTAGTACGCGAAAGCATCACTCTGCCACTTTTAGAGCGTGGAGATCAGGTGGTGGTGCATAAAGTAGGGGCTTATAACATGACGCAGTGGATGCAATTTATCAACATGCGGCCAGCTGTGGTGTTGATTGATATGAAAGGGAAAAGCCACCAGATCAGAAAGCCCGAAACACTGGCTTATTTAGAAATGATGGAAGAGATGCCAGAGCATTTAAAATAA
- a CDS encoding urea transporter: MKKHLQYYLSSALNSYGILFFSKNKILGVLLFIVSMFNFNAGLTGLIGVMASLILVTALGFNREDIKTGLYTFNSLLLGIGFGTFFSFNFTFWLWLSAASLLCVVLSVNLRSFLGKYSLPTLSIPFIITFWFVLIAANGYQGMGLVQKSSSLLFELNTGAPSNFTKLCDFFDNLKIPAYALLFFRSVSAVVFQNSVLAGILISIGVFIHSRIGFSLLLIGFITACFVNYLTGTYPDGISNYYLGANFMMVSCAIGGFFIIPSWRSYVWAIAVMPFTFLVLNALSRLLGFYNLPVFSMPFCLITIGLLYFFMMRKNPQKLQLTAFQNYSPETNLYQSLSGKSRLKDFQYFNLSLPFMGAWTVSQGYQGEITHKGDWQHALDFVLKDIDDKSYELPGIKPEDYYCFNKPVLAAGDGIVQEVISHIDDNVIGQVNLQQNWGNTIVIKHTEHLFTKVSHLKKNSIKVKTGDVVKQGDIIGLCGNSGRSPEPHLHFQVQCTPYIGSKTLAYPFAYYENNAKLNTFQIPVEGETVQKPEINAYLKNAFHFQPGYIGTVTTNNGEKETWEVFTDDFNATYFYCRENQAIAYFVNNSNVFYFTRFYGDRKSILFLFYQAAYKIDYSAHAVMDQYAADPERFKPSLWLQDLLAPFFIFTHYLYSNHILFKNDGLSIHIEAKKQVFNQDKIFTNAMICLDSKGITQMQIEQGNQKLKVKWETSLV, translated from the coding sequence TTGAAAAAACACCTGCAATATTATCTTAGCTCAGCTTTAAACAGCTACGGCATTTTATTCTTTTCGAAGAATAAGATTTTGGGTGTGCTGTTGTTTATAGTTTCCATGTTCAATTTTAACGCCGGGCTTACAGGTTTGATTGGTGTAATGGCATCCCTAATTTTAGTTACTGCTTTAGGATTTAATAGAGAAGACATTAAAACCGGTTTATATACTTTTAATTCTCTTTTGCTGGGAATTGGTTTTGGAACTTTCTTTAGCTTTAATTTTACTTTTTGGCTTTGGTTATCGGCAGCAAGCCTGCTTTGTGTAGTGTTAAGTGTTAATTTGCGTTCCTTTTTGGGTAAATATAGCTTGCCAACATTGTCTATCCCGTTTATTATTACTTTTTGGTTCGTTTTAATCGCTGCTAACGGGTATCAGGGCATGGGATTAGTACAGAAAAGTAGTTCGTTATTGTTTGAGCTCAATACTGGTGCGCCATCTAATTTTACAAAACTTTGCGATTTTTTCGACAATTTAAAAATACCGGCTTATGCCTTGCTTTTCTTCCGGTCGGTAAGTGCTGTAGTATTTCAAAATAGTGTATTAGCCGGAATATTGATCAGTATTGGGGTTTTTATCCATTCGCGTATTGGTTTTAGTTTATTGCTGATTGGTTTCATTACAGCGTGCTTTGTTAATTACCTCACAGGAACCTATCCGGACGGCATCAGCAATTATTACCTCGGTGCAAATTTTATGATGGTAAGCTGCGCCATTGGTGGCTTTTTCATCATTCCGTCCTGGCGGTCTTATGTCTGGGCAATAGCGGTTATGCCTTTTACTTTTTTGGTTTTAAATGCCCTTTCGAGGTTGCTTGGATTTTATAATCTCCCTGTGTTTTCTATGCCTTTCTGTTTAATCACAATTGGTTTGCTTTACTTTTTCATGATGAGGAAAAACCCTCAAAAACTACAACTCACAGCATTTCAAAACTATTCGCCCGAAACCAACCTCTATCAATCTTTAAGTGGAAAGTCACGGCTTAAAGATTTTCAATATTTCAATTTAAGTTTGCCTTTTATGGGCGCATGGACGGTTTCGCAAGGTTATCAAGGAGAAATTACCCATAAAGGTGATTGGCAGCATGCCTTAGATTTTGTATTAAAAGATATCGATGATAAAAGTTATGAACTGCCGGGCATCAAACCTGAAGATTATTATTGCTTTAACAAACCGGTTCTTGCCGCAGGAGACGGGATTGTTCAGGAAGTGATCAGCCATATTGATGATAATGTGATCGGGCAGGTTAACCTGCAGCAGAACTGGGGCAATACCATCGTTATCAAACACACTGAGCATTTATTTACCAAAGTTTCTCATTTAAAAAAGAACAGCATAAAAGTAAAAACTGGTGATGTAGTAAAACAGGGTGATATTATTGGCCTATGTGGCAATTCAGGTCGCTCTCCGGAACCTCATTTGCATTTTCAGGTACAGTGCACGCCATATATTGGTTCTAAAACCCTGGCTTATCCATTTGCTTACTATGAAAACAATGCTAAATTAAACACTTTCCAAATCCCTGTAGAAGGGGAGACCGTTCAAAAGCCAGAAATTAACGCTTATTTAAAAAATGCTTTCCATTTCCAGCCAGGCTACATCGGTACAGTAACAACCAATAACGGGGAAAAGGAAACCTGGGAAGTATTTACCGACGATTTTAATGCTACCTATTTTTACTGTCGCGAAAACCAGGCCATTGCCTATTTTGTGAATAACTCAAACGTATTTTATTTTACCAGGTTTTATGGTGACAGGAAATCAATTCTCTTCCTTTTTTACCAGGCGGCCTACAAAATTGATTATTCAGCACATGCCGTGATGGATCAATATGCTGCAGACCCTGAAAGGTTTAAACCTTCGCTTTGGCTTCAGGATCTTTTAGCACCATTTTTCATCTTTACCCATTATCTATACTCCAATCATATCCTATTCAAAAATGACGGGTTATCTATTCATATAGAAGCTAAAAAGCAGGTTTTTAACCAAGATAAAATATTTACGAATGCCATGATATGCCTTGATAGCAAAGGCATCACCCAAATGCAGATTGAACAGGGTAATCAAAAATTAAAAGTAAAATGGGAAACAAGCTTGGTTTAA
- a CDS encoding tetratricopeptide repeat protein, translated as MEFLKRFTVLAMLGLSVFEVSAQTNAALQKAFQNSYYEESKKNYAEAISDVMPFYSENNYEINLRIGWLYYLARNYTASQNYYTRAVNARPTAVEAKFGLIKPLSLLSSWEKVMEQYNNILKIDAQNTQANYWAGIIIYNRKQYAAASKYFAKVVALYPFDYDGNHMLGWSLLFSGRKPEARACFERALLIKPGDKSSTDGLNRATK; from the coding sequence ATGGAATTTTTAAAGCGATTTACCGTACTTGCAATGCTGGGCTTATCTGTTTTTGAGGTAAGCGCCCAAACAAATGCAGCATTGCAAAAAGCTTTTCAGAATAGTTATTATGAGGAAAGCAAAAAAAACTATGCCGAAGCCATTAGTGATGTAATGCCGTTTTACTCCGAAAACAATTATGAGATCAACCTCCGCATCGGTTGGTTATACTATTTAGCGAGAAATTATACTGCATCGCAAAATTATTATACCAGGGCTGTTAATGCCCGACCAACTGCTGTCGAAGCAAAGTTTGGTTTAATCAAGCCCCTTTCCCTTTTAAGCAGCTGGGAAAAGGTGATGGAACAGTATAACAACATCCTTAAAATTGATGCACAAAATACCCAGGCCAATTATTGGGCAGGTATTATCATTTACAATAGAAAACAGTATGCCGCCGCATCCAAATATTTTGCAAAAGTGGTGGCTTTGTATCCTTTTGATTATGACGGCAACCACATGTTAGGCTGGTCTTTGCTTTTTTCAGGCAGAAAACCCGAAGCCAGGGCCTGTTTTGAACGCGCATTATTGATAAAACCGGGCGATAAATCGAGTACTGACGGATTAAATCGGGCCACTAAATAG
- a CDS encoding cold-shock protein, translating to MQQGTVKFFNETKGFGFITPSNGDAEIFVHASGLIDNIRENDTVNYDVEEGRKGLNAVNVKVA from the coding sequence ATGCAACAAGGAACAGTAAAATTTTTTAATGAAACTAAAGGTTTCGGATTTATCACTCCATCTAATGGCGATGCCGAAATTTTTGTTCATGCTTCAGGCTTAATCGACAACATTCGCGAGAATGATACCGTAAACTACGATGTAGAAGAAGGTAGAAAAGGCCTAAACGCGGTAAATGTAAAAGTAGCTTAA
- a CDS encoding GxxExxY protein has protein sequence MTKKEVTQLSYEITGFAIKVHNILGSGLLEHVYENCLKYELEKNGYKVSQQLLLSVMYDDFPMDLDLRPDLYVNDCIVVEIKAITNVLPVHQAQLQTYMKLLGAPKVC, from the coding sequence ATGACAAAAAAAGAGGTTACACAATTATCATACGAAATAACAGGCTTCGCCATTAAAGTTCACAATATACTTGGCTCTGGTCTACTAGAGCATGTTTACGAAAACTGTTTGAAATACGAATTAGAAAAAAACGGATATAAGGTTTCTCAGCAATTATTGTTATCCGTAATGTATGATGATTTTCCAATGGATTTAGATTTACGACCTGATCTGTATGTTAACGATTGTATTGTAGTGGAAATAAAAGCAATCACAAATGTCTTACCAGTTCATCAGGCTCAGCTCCAAACTTATATGAAACTTCTTGGTGCTCCCAAGGTTTGTTGA
- a CDS encoding succinate dehydrogenase cytochrome b subunit, translating to MSGFGNAFSSSIGKKFIMGITGLFLILFLIVHCGINALIFINDGGLTFNVGAHFMATNWIIRAGEIVLFIGLLAHIFQALRLTLQNQKARPVKYAVNDGKANSKWYSRSMGLLGTLLLIFLVVHLKDFWVVSRFTGIPTVDANGHEDLYAVMKEKFQDPVRVAVYILAMFSLCYHLLHGFASAFQTLGWNHSKYNGIIKGAGVWYSIIISILFAAMPIAVYFGLIQ from the coding sequence ATGAGTGGTTTCGGAAATGCATTTTCTTCATCAATAGGGAAGAAATTCATCATGGGTATTACAGGTTTGTTCCTGATACTTTTTTTAATTGTACACTGCGGTATTAATGCTTTAATATTTATTAACGACGGTGGTTTAACATTTAACGTAGGCGCACATTTTATGGCCACCAACTGGATTATCCGGGCAGGCGAAATTGTGTTGTTTATTGGCTTGCTTGCGCATATTTTTCAGGCGTTACGTTTAACGCTGCAAAATCAAAAAGCACGCCCGGTTAAATACGCCGTGAACGATGGTAAAGCAAACAGTAAATGGTATAGCCGTTCAATGGGCTTATTGGGTACACTTTTGTTGATCTTTTTGGTGGTTCACCTGAAAGATTTCTGGGTAGTTTCGCGTTTTACCGGAATCCCTACAGTTGATGCCAATGGCCATGAAGACCTTTATGCCGTAATGAAAGAAAAATTTCAGGATCCGGTAAGGGTTGCCGTATACATTTTGGCCATGTTTTCTTTGTGTTATCACCTGTTACATGGTTTTGCTTCAGCTTTCCAAACATTGGGCTGGAACCACTCAAAATATAACGGTATTATTAAAGGAGCCGGCGTTTGGTATTCGATTATTATTTCGATCCTTTTCGCAGCCATGCCGATTGCAGTTTATTTCGGTCTTATTCAATAA